ATCGGCGGATGACTGTGACCGGCTGGCAACGGCGACCAGGCTGCCCGTGGACGAGCGCCGCACGCCAGCGGCGAAGGTTTTAGCGATATTGCCGGTAGAGAGAATGCCCCAGCGGAGTGTCATAGGTTTGAGTTGTGAGTTGTGAGTTTTGAGTTGTGAGTTGTGAGTTGTAAGTTGTGAGCTATGAGTTGTGAGCTATGCGCTATGCGCTTTGCGCTTTGCGTTTTACGCCTTGCGTCTAGCGTCCTACGCCTTGTGTCCTTCGCCCAACTTCCGACTCCCTGAATCCCTAATCTCTAATCTCTAATCTCTAATCCCTAATCCCTGACCTCTCACTGATACTCCTTCTTCACCGTGCCGATGAAGGGCAGGTTGCGGAAGTATTCGTCCAGGTCGAGGCCATAGCCGAACACGAATTCATCGGGGATCTCGAAGCCGAGGTAACTGATCGGCACGTAGACCTCCCGGCGGGCCGGCTTGTTGAGCAACGCGCACACGCGCAGGCTGGCCGGCTCGCGCGTCTGCAACAGGCGTAGCACGTGGTCAATCGTGTGGCCGCTGTCAATGATGTCCTCGACGAGTAACACGTGGCGCCCGCGCACGTCGGTGTTCAGGTCGAGCGTAATGCGCGGCTGACCGCGCGTCGCCCGCGCGCCGACGCCGTAGGACGATACCGCCATGAAGTCCACATGGTGCGGCGCGCTGATGTGTTTCATCAGGTCGGCAAGGAACATCACGCCGCCGCGCAAGATGCACACCAGCAGCGGCGTCTTGCCGGCGTAGTCAGACGAGATTTGCGCGCCTAGTTCGGCGACGCGCCGGTTGAGCTGTTCCTCCGTAATCAGCACGCGGTCGAGCAGCGCGGAATAGCCGCCACGCGCAATCGCATCTTCCAGGCGAGAGAGGTTAGCCATGGGCTGCTACGCAGCGAAATTGTAGCCGCGCCTGCCGAACGGGAAAGTGCGCCTTGCCATCGTTGCGCTGCGCAGCGCCGGGCAAGACGTGCGTCGCCTCACCGCGCCGCAGCGCCGGTCCGCGCGCTTTCGAGGGCAGCCAGGAACTTCTCCGCTTCCATGGCGGCCATGCAGCCGAAGCCGGCGCTGGTGATCGCCTGCTTAAACCAGTTGTCATGCACCTCGCCGGCAGCGAACACGCCGGGCACACTAGTATGCAGGCGCTGATCCACGATCAGATAGCCGTCGTCGTCCATCGCCAACTGACCTTTGAATATCTGCGTGTTTGGTTCGTGGCCGATGAAGACGAAGAAGCCATCCACCGGCTCCGTCCACATCTCGTTGGTCTTGGTGCTCCTCAGCACTACCGCGCTCACTTTGCCGTTGCCGATGATGCGCTCCACGACAGCGCTTTTGATGAACTCGATCTTGGGGTTTTGCATGGCGCGCTGTTGCAGCACGGCGCCGGCGCGGAACTCGTCGCGGCGATGCACGATGCGCACGCGCTTACCGAACTTGGTCAGGAACAAGCCTTCCTGGAAGGCGCTGTCGCCGCCGCCGACCACCATGATCTCCTTATCGCGGAAGAAGAAACCATCGCACGTGGCGCAGTAGCTCACGCCGCGCCCGATGAATTCTTCCTCGCCGGGGATGCCCAGCTTGCGCGGCGTGGCGCCCGTAGCCACAATGACGGCCTCGACTTCATATTCATGGTTGGATGACCACAGCTTGAACGGCCGCCGCGAGAAGTCCACCTTTTCGATGGTTTCCTCGACCATGCGCGCGCCGAATTTCTCGGCCTGCGCGCGCATCAGCGCGGTCAGTTCCGGCCCTTGCAGGCCGCTGGGGAAGCCGGGAAAGTTCTCCACCTCGGTCGTCGTCGCGATCTGCCCGCCGAACGACGGGCCGACGAACACTAGCGGCTCGCGGAATGCGCGGCCAGCGTAGAGCGCCGCCGTCAATCCGGCCGGCCCTGCACCGATGATTGCCAGTTTATCTGCCATCTTGCGTGCTCCGAATCAATCGTCAACGCAATCGCGGACCTACCGGCCCGCGATCGCTATCAAACTTGCATTCTACCGAAGCGCATTAATCTTTCATTACATCGGCGCCATTGCCTGAGCAAGACGCACATCGGTAGCACGTCGGTAGCCGCGGGCTTTAGCCTGCGGCGATTGCCGCGCACCGATGACCATCGCGCCCTCAAGGGCGCGGCTACTCGCACGTCGGTAGCCACAGGCTTTAGGCCTGCGGCTTGCCGATGGCAACGGCGACGCGCAAGACGCACATCGGTAGCCGCAGGCTTTAGGCCTGCGGGGCGATTCCCGCGCACCGATGTCCATCGCGCCCTCAAGGGCGCGGCTACCGCACGCACGTCGGTAGTCGCGGGCTTTAGGCCTGCGGGGCGATTCCCGCGCACCGATGTCCATCGCGCCCTCAAGGGCGCGGCTACTCGCACGTCGGTAGTCGCGGGCTTCAGGCCTGCGGCGATTCCCACGCACCGACGGCCATCGCGCCCTCAAGGGCGCGGCTACTCGCACATCGGTAGCCGCAGGCTTTAGGCCTGCGGCGATTCCCACGCACCGACGGCCATCGCGCCCTCAAGGGCGCGGCTACCGCACGCACGTCGGTAGCACATCGGTAGCCGCAGGCTTTAGCCTGCGGCGATTCCCGCGCACCGATGGCCATCGCGCGCCCTCAAGGGCGCGGCTACCCACGTACATCAGTCGCAGGCTTTAGCCTGCGACGATTGCTCAGTGCCTTCGCGTCTTCGTGGTTGGGCAAGTGGTCGGCGGAGCCAACTACGATTGCGCTGTATCCAACGTAGCCATCTTCTTCTGCAGCGTCTGGTAGAACAGGCTGAGCGGGAACTCGTCGTCATGAACCTGCGCGATCCAAGCCTTCGGGTCGCTCTCGTCCTGCAAGACGCGGTTGCCTTTCTGCCACTTCGAGGCGATGTTCGGCCGCACGTATTGTGAGATGAAGTCGTGCGCGGCGATCCAGTATTGCACCTTGGTCATGTCAATGCCGGCGCGATACAGGTCGTCAATCTGCGCGCGCAGCGCGCCGACGGCTGCCGGCAGCGCGTCCCAGTCCACACTCAACGTGTTGTCGCGCCACTGCACCACGCCTTTCTGGTGCAGGAAGGCAAAGAGCAACTGACCGCCCAAGCCGTCGTAGTTGCGCACGCGGCTGCCGGTAATCGGGAAGCGCAGGATGCGGTCGAGCAAGATGGCGTATTGCACGTAGTGGGCGAATGGAAATTCCCGCTCCAACTCGACCGACTCGCAGAAGCTCCACAGGTCCACGCGCAGCTCCTCCAGCGAATACATCCAGTAGGGCAGGCGCTGACGGATCATGAAAGGATCGAAGGGTAGCTCGCCGTGGCTGTGCGATGTGTCGTGGATCAGGTCCCACAGCATGTAGGTCTCGCGCAACAGGTCGGGCGATTGGATCCAGGCAGCCATGTCGGGGGGCATGGTGAAGTTGAGGACGTGTGCCGCGCGCGTGATCGCCCGTCGGTAGCGCGCCGCTTCGCGGTCGCAGAAAATGCCGCCGAAGTTGTTGGTGGCCTTGGCCGCGACGGAGACCGTCTCGGGGAACAGCACCGCGCACTCGCTGGCGTAGCCGTCGGTGTAGTCCAGCAGCATGAGCGGCACGAACTTGTCGTTGTGATACTTGGCGCGCTCGAGATCGTCGAGCCAGTCCGGCCAGGGCACGCGCACCCAGAGCGCCTCGAAGCGCGTGTCGCTGCTGCCGTTCGGCGTGTACATCGGAAAGATAACGAGGTGCTCGATGCCGTCGCGTCGCATCGCCTGTGGGTTGAACGCAGCCAGCGATTGCGCGAAGTCCGGCTTCTTGAAGCCACCGGCGACCCAGGCGCGCAGATCGGCGATGACGGCGTCGTGGTATGCCGCGAGGTGTGAGAAGCGCGGCCGTAGCGCGACGAGCGCGGCAATCATGCGCTCAACGAGCGCCTCGGCCTGTTCGGGCGTCGTTTGTGCAAGGTCGAGCGAACCGTCCGGCTGTTGCCAGCGGCGCAGCGCGTTGACGGCCTCCTTGAGCGCCGACCAGTCCCCATCGCCCTCGCGTTGCACCGGCGTGGCGGCATCGGCGGTGCGCGCAAACGCCGGCTGCGCGACCCAGTAGGCGATGTTGAGCCAGAGCTGACGATGATCGTGTTCGCCGATGAACTCGTCGCCGAGCCAGTCCGAATCGGCGACCACGACGACGCGCCCCCGGCCGTAGGTCGCGGCAGCCATCACCGGCCGGCGCGGAGGCTGCGCGACGTCGGAAGTGAACATCACCGGCCGAGCGTCGCCTTGGACGCGCAGCACGCCGGCGCGATAGAGGCACGCCCGGCGCACCCGGTTCAGCAGGCCGGTCTGGGCCACGCCGTTCGTGCTCGGCTGGGCCAGGATCCAGCTCGAGACGCGATGGTGGTGTGTGTAGTCGAAGACGGTGGCGTTCTCGACGCAAACGCCGAACTCGGCCAGCAGGTCATTCAGGTTGTTGCCGTATTTGTCCTGTTCGGTCTCGCCCAGCACGACCAGGCCACCG
The window above is part of the Candidatus Roseilinea sp. genome. Proteins encoded here:
- a CDS encoding thioredoxin reductase, which codes for MADKLAIIGAGPAGLTAALYAGRAFREPLVFVGPSFGGQIATTTEVENFPGFPSGLQGPELTALMRAQAEKFGARMVEETIEKVDFSRRPFKLWSSNHEYEVEAVIVATGATPRKLGIPGEEEFIGRGVSYCATCDGFFFRDKEIMVVGGGDSAFQEGLFLTKFGKRVRIVHRRDEFRAGAVLQQRAMQNPKIEFIKSAVVERIIGNGKVSAVVLRSTKTNEMWTEPVDGFFVFIGHEPNTQIFKGQLAMDDDGYLIVDQRLHTSVPGVFAAGEVHDNWFKQAITSAGFGCMAAMEAEKFLAALESARTGAAAR
- a CDS encoding hypoxanthine phosphoribosyltransferase, translated to MANLSRLEDAIARGGYSALLDRVLITEEQLNRRVAELGAQISSDYAGKTPLLVCILRGGVMFLADLMKHISAPHHVDFMAVSSYGVGARATRGQPRITLDLNTDVRGRHVLLVEDIIDSGHTIDHVLRLLQTREPASLRVCALLNKPARREVYVPISYLGFEIPDEFVFGYGLDLDEYFRNLPFIGTVKKEYQ